In the genome of Massilia sp. UMI-21, the window GAAGCTGGCCTCGCGGTCGCCCAGGTCGGCCTTGCGGCGGATGACGCCCAGCGCGATCGCCTGCAAGAACCACTCGTAGTCGTCGGCCAGCCGGTTGAGTTCATCCATCGAAGGCGACAAGGGATGGCGAAAGCGCGTGGCGTCGAAGTGCAGGTGGGTCGGGATCTTCGGGTTCTCGATCTGGTACGAGGCGCGCCAGGTCGGCAGGCCGCGCAGCACCGTCATCGGGAAGCCCGACAGCTCGATATAGCAGACCGCCTTGCCGGAAATGCCGGTGTTGACGATCGACAGCAGCTCGCCGTGGAAGTAGCCGGTGGGTACCGCGGCGCGCAGCTCGGCTTCCATCTTGCGCCAGGCGCCGACGTCGCCGACGCCGATGAAGCACTTGAACTGGTCGGCAGCCGGCGTGAATTCGGCCGAGAAGCGCGCATTCACCCAGGGCATGGCACTGCGAATCCATTCGGCGAACACGCGCTGGCGCTCCGGCGGGGTCATGCTGGACAGGCGCTCCAGCAGCGGGTCGACCGGCTCGGGCTGCTCCAGTTCCTGGTTCGACAGCTGCAGCTGGGCGCGCCGGAACAGTTTCAGCAGCAGGTCGGCGCGCAGGCGCTCGTCGCCCAGCTGCGGGAACAGGCGCGCCGAGCCGCCGAACTCCAGCAGCACCTCCTCGCTCCAGGCGCTGACGTCGCCGCTGAGGCGGACCGGCGGCGGCAGGGTGTCGCCGGCGAGCTTGATGTAGGTGGCGTGTTCCTGGCGCGCGTCGGCGCGCAGCTGGCTGATGCGCTGGTCGGCGGCCATCAGCATGGCCTGGACCTGGCGCCGGCCCTCCTGGAACTCGCCGGCGATGCCGCTCCACTGCGCGTTGCCGTGCTCGTCGGTGCTTTGCGGCTCGCCCAGCCAGGCCGACATGTTGCGCATGACTTCGATCGACTGGCCGGCACTCACGGCCAGCAGGTGGAAACGCAGGTAATCGGCAATGTCGCGCTTGAGGTGGTTCATCACTTCGCGTGCCTGCGGCTCCTTGCCGAACATGCGGCCGGCGGCCTGGGACAGGTTGTTCAGCGACTCCTCGACCTGGCGCGTGCGCAGGGCGTCGCGAATGTCGCGGTAGCGCCGGCCGTTGCGCTCGGCGTTGGCGATGTCGCGCTGCGACAGGCGCGCCTTGACCTGCTCCAGCAGCGACAGCACGAATTCCAGGCCGCCCTGCTTGCGGTCGTCGAGCAGCGCATACAGGCGCTCGCGCACCCGGGTCTTGAGGCGCGCCGTCACCTCGGTGGTGTGGCGCTTGATCCGGTCTTCGCTGGTCTCGGCGGTGGCGCCGGCCTCGCGGATCGCGTCGCGCTCGAGCTGCGGCAGCAGCTCGGCGACCTTCTCGCGCCACTGCCCGATGTCGTAGGACGCCATGATGCGGTCGACCTCGAGCTGCACCTTGCTCTCGACGCGTTCGAGCAGCAGGCGGCCGTCCTTGTCGAGCAGGAGCGTGCCGGTGAGCGCGTATTCCGGGAAGGGCGTGGTGTCCACCGTCCCCTTGCGAAAGTCGGGAAAGGTGTCGAAGGGACGCTCGGCCATGTCCATGTGCTCGCGCATGAAGCTGTCGCGCTCGGCGTCTCCGGCGCGGCGCGCCATGGAACCGTCAGTGCCGACCAGCCCGAAGAAGGCCTTCACCATCAGGCCGGCCAGCTCGTAGGCGCGGATGTCGTCGCGCAGGCTCTGCTGGGTGTCGAGCACGGCCTGGCCGAAGGCGGAATACGCCTTCGAGTAGGACAGGCGCATGTCGCCGAAGCGCTGCTCGGGCACGCGCGGGTTGTAGGGCCCCAGCTTGTGCTGCTGCTGGTTGACCGCGACCGAGCGCTTGCGGTTGGCGAAATCGGCCGAGGCGAAATCTTCGAACAGGGTGTCGGCCACCATCTGGTACACGTCCTTGACGTCCAGCGTGGCCTTGTTGGCGAGGTTGGCGGTGTCGACGAAGTACACGTCGTCGAAAGGCGCGCCGCGACCGACCACGCTGTCCGGGTCCATCCAGTGGACCTGCGCGTTCATGTCGCGCATCGCCGTCTCGAGCTCCATCAGGGTGGCGTAGGCGTTGGCTTCGGTGCGTTCCTTGTTGGCCTTGGCGAAGCCCGAGGGCATCAAGAGCACCAGGTCGACCTGGCTGCTCGATACCTCCTGGCGCGCGATGGCCTGCGAGAGCCAGCCGAGGTCCAGCACGCTGCCGGCGCCGGTGCCGCCGGCGCAGGAAGCGATGACGACGATGCGGAACTTCGAGGTGTCGACCTGCAGGCCGAGGCGCTGATAGTTCTCCTTGCGTTCGATCCCGGCATTGCTGCTCAGGCTATTGAGCGCGCCCTTGATGCGTCCGCGCAGCTTGGGGTATTTGTCGTACAGGTAGAGCCGTGCCAGGGCGCGGATCTGGCCCGCCCCTTTCGACGGGTCGATGCCGAGCGAGCGCAGCTTCTTGGGACGCAGCGGCATCCAGCTTTCGATCAGCGGGAAGCGCGCCAGGCTGTCGTCGGACTCGTGGTACTGCGGCAGGTCGAGCGGCTCGACCAGGCGCTCTTCGTCGGTGAGCTTCACCAGTTCGTACCAGGGATCGGTCCGTTGCGACTTGCCCTCGTCGATCACGGCGTTGTTGTCCAGGTCGAAGTGCAGGAAGCGCGCCACCGGAAAGTCGGCGATCGACTCGACCCGGGTCGGATGGTGGCGGTTCCAGACCGCCGACAGGATGCGGCGGCGGATCCGCATCATCACTTCCATGCCGGTGCCGCCGGCGCCGATGAACAGGGTCGGCCGTAGATCGACCTTGAGCTCCGACTTGGCGTTCAGGGCTGCTGGGTTGGGGAAATCTGCCATATCGCTCTCTTGAATGCGCTCTACTGGTTGAATTACCGGCGCCCGATGAACAGGGCCGCGACCAGCGCCACCAGGCCTACCGCCACCAGCGGGCCGGTCACGGCGAAGGTCAGGAATTTGCTCGCGTTGATGATGGCCAGCACCGCGGCCGCCGACAGGAAGCTTAAGGCCACGAACAGCAGCCAGCCGGCACTGCCCGCCGACGAGGGCGCGACGCGCCGCACCACCAGGTGGTGCACGTAGGCGTTGCGCACGAAGAAGTACACCACCAGCAGGATGAGGAACACCGCCGCGCCGATCGCCAGGTCGCGCGTCGAGGTGTCGGTGGCCGGCGCCGGCGCCGTCGTGGCGCCGGGCACCACCTCGACCGGGCGGCCGGCGGTATCCGGCTGGGTGCGCGGCAGCGAATCCTGGGGCGAGGCCGATTCTTCCGGCAGCTTGAAGCCGGGATCGGCGGGTGACGGTGCGGATGGTGTCTGGGTGCCTTGCATGGATTTCCTTTCTTTTTTATTGTTAGCGGCCGAGGCGAACCTGCGCGCCTTCGCGCAGGTCCGTCAGCTGGTGGCCGAACAGCGTGGTCTTGAGGGTGGCGACCTGGGCGCCGGCCTTGTCGTAGACCGGTTGCGTCGTGCCGGGGCGGGCGCGCATGGTGCGCAGCTCGTCCTCGACGGTGAGCTGCGCCACCCGCGGCCGGCCATAGGCCCAGGCCAGGGCGCCCCCGGCGGCGAGCAAGGCCGCCGCCAGCCCGCCCAGGGCCGCCAGCGGCCCCATGCCGTAGTGCACCCGCACCTCGAGCGGCAGTACCGCGGTCGAGGCCTGGACCGACGCCGGGGGCGTGAAGATCTCGGGCAGCGGGTCGCCCGGGAACAGGGCGGCCATGCGCCGGCGGAAGTCCTGCGACAGTTCGAGCCGCTGGTCGGCCAGGTGCAGCTCGATCCGCCCCGGCAGCACATAGGCCGAACCGGCGGACTTGAGCGCCTGCATCGACCACTTGTCGGGCAACCGGGCCACCGGCAGCTGCATCGTCGAGCCGAGCGGCAGCGGCTTGCCCGGCGCCAGGTTCTCGATGCGGCTGCCGGCAAGTTCGATCTTGCGGTCCTCGCCGGCCAGCATCGAGCGCGCAGCGAGGGTGGCCGAGGTGATGGTGTACGGGTACGTCGCGTTTTCCAGGTTCCAGCGGATGCGCGCGCGCGGCGTGCGCGCATCCGGGTCGACGTCGGCGCGCAGGGCGCCGCCCGGCGCCTGCGAGAACGCCACCCCCGGCGCATCCTCGACCTGGACCGGCGCCAGGCGCACGGTGTCGCGGTCGAGCGGTTTCAGGCGCGCGGGCTGCTCGGTGATCACCGTGGCGATGCGGCCCGAGGCCAGCAGGCCGTCGAGCGCGCGGCTGCCCTCGCTGCCGATCGCGAAGGCGTAGATCATCAGGCCGTTCGCCCCGTAGTGCCGGCCCTGGACCGGCATGCGCAGCGGGAAGGCCACCACCTTGTCGATCGCCGCGCCGCGGTGGATCAGTGCGTAGAATTCGCGGTTGCGCAAGGCCGTTGCCTGGTCGTTGTTGGGGCTGTTGCGGTTGTTGGTCACCAGCCAGACGATGCCCGGCTTGCCGCCCAGCGCCGTGGAAATGGCCGCCCCCACCGCTTCGCCGAGGTCGGTGTCGGCCAAGGCGCCGCCGCCCGGCTTGCGCGCCGTCTCGAGCCCGGCCAGGGCGGCATCGACGCGGCCGCGCACGGACTTCTCGCCGGCCTTGAAGGAGGCCAGCGCCCTGGGCGACGGCGCGCCGGGCAGCGACTGGTTGAAGGCTGCCAGCACCAGCGCGTCGCCCGGCTGCACCACGGCGCCCGCCAGCGCGCCCACGAGCGGCTTGAACCGCGAGTTCGGGTCGCTGTAGAAAGGCTCCATCCAGCCCGAGTTCTGCACCAGGAACACATGCGGGATCGCCGATGCGCCGCCGGCGGCGGCCAGCAGCGCCAGGGCTGCGACCAGTTGCCGTAACAGTGCGCTCATGCCGGTTCTTCCAGGCGCCAGCCGCGCACCACATTCCAGTCGGGATGGTGCAGCCACAGGCAGCCGTCGTAGACAAAAGGCACGCATTCGAGCGGACGGGCCAGGCGCACCACTTCGTCGAGGATGACGTTGCGCCGGCCGATCCATTCGATGGTGGTGCGCGCGCTTATCTTCGACTCCAGCGCATCCTCGGCGCGGCCGGTGACCTTGTGCAGGCGCAGCACCAGCCCGCTCGGCTGGCTGCGGTTGTTGTTGAAGGCGCGCAGCAGCGGCAGCACCAGGGTCTCGTCCTGGTTCAGGTCTTCCACGTGCTCGCCGGACCAGGGTTCGTCCAGCACCGGATGGCCGCGCCGGAACAGGAAGTTGGCGAAGCCCAGGCGCGCGCCGTCGATCGGCGCCGCTTCCGGCCGCTCGCTGCCGAGCTCCAGGAAGGAATAACCCTGCCCGTCGTGGCCGATGTGCCACAGGCGGCCGTCGCGGCTTTGCGTCGGGCCGCCGAAGGCCAGGCGCGGCTGCCAGCCCGGCGGCCAGGGCGTGAACAGCGGCGGCTCGCCCGGGCGCCACGCGAGCTGGCCCTGCTCGTGCAGCCAGAACAGCCGGCCGTCGTAACCGAACGGGCGCGACCAGCCGGCCAGCGGCAGGTCGGGACAGGCGAATTCCTCCACCGCGCCGGTATCCGCGCGCGTGCTCCACAGGCGCACAGTCCCTTCGGGCGCGATCAGGCAGGCGATGTGACGGCGCATCGCGCCGGGCGCGGCCACCAGCGGCGCCTCCAGCACCGGTTCGAGGCGGAAGCTCTCGTTGACGGGGTTGATCCACAGGCGTTGCAGGCCGCCGGCCGTGGGCACGATGGCGACCTCGCCGCGGCGCGGTTCCTGTACCGGCAGCCAGGCATAGCGCGATGCCGTGAAGGCCAGGCTGGCGGCGCCATCGTCCGGCGTCATCACGTGCCACAGGCCGGCCATCGGGTCCCAGTACTGCAGCACGCCGCGGGTGTGCGCCAGCGCCAGCAGGCGCTGTTCGGGAAAGCCGTAGTGGGCGGCGGCGAACACGCAGTAGGCGTTGGGCGGCGCCGGCATGGTCAGGTCGCAGCGGCCGGGATGCGGCGCGGCGGGACGCTCCTCGAGGCTGTCGCCGAGCGGCAGCGAGGTGACCGGCAGCCCATGCGGCACATGGCGCGGCAACATGGCATCGCCGTCAGGCCCCCACCAGCCGGGCTGGCGCGAGGGCGTGCCCGGAAGGCGCTGCAAGGGTCGACCGCAGTTCGGGCAGTAGGCGAAGCCTTCGGGATAGATCGGGGCGCAGTCGCAGCCGGTGGGCAAGGACGCGCCGAGCAGGCGCGCAATGTCGCGCAGGCGCGCGGGCAGCCCCCCGGGCGCATGGGCCTGCCAGTCGATGCGGCCCAGCCCTTCGCTGGCCAGCAGTGCGAACTGCCCGCTTCGTTCGTCCTCCTGCCAGACACTGGCAGGCGTTTCCCATCTGTATGCCATTCGTCGCCTTGTGCCGAAGTTATTGACCCAAATCTAGCCTGTCGAGGTCGTCGCTGCTCCTCTTGCTGTTGCTCAAATCATAGCGCCGGCCACTGCCGCGCGGCGCGCCGTACAGCGGGTAGCGTGTCTTGACACCTGAAGGATCAATAGATGAGACAAAAACGGGCTGATGCGGGGAACTTCCGGCCAACGTACGTATAATGGCGCCGATTTGTCATCCATTTCCACTCAACATGCATACTTCGGATTCGCCCCTTGTCCTCCAGGACGACCTCCCTTCGCACGCCGTCGACGCAGCCAGCGCGCACCTGCGCGCCATCCTGGCGGTCGCCCTCGAACACGGACCGGATCACCGGGCGCTGGTTGTCTACGACGAGCGCACTGCGCTGTCGCGGGCACTGACCGAGGGCTACCGCCGCAACCTCCCGGATGCGACGTTCATCGATGTCGACAGCGCCACGCCCGAGGCCTTGCTGGCGGCCTTCCGGGCGATGGCGGCCAGGGACCTGGTGGTGCTGGTGCAGTCCACCAACTTCCGCCTCGACGGCTTCCGGATCCGGGTCGAGCTGTTCAAGCTCGGACTGAAAGTGATCGAGCACGTGCACCTGTCGCGCATGCCGGGCGTGCAGTCCGAGCACTACATCGAGGCGCTGGCCTACGACCCGGCCTATTTCCGCGGCACCGGGCGCGCACTCAAGGCCCGCATCGACGCCGCGCCGCATGGGCGCGTGGTCGGCGGCGGCGAGACCCTGCATGTCGATTCGCCCTTCGAGCCGGCCAAGCTGAACGTGGGCGACTACAGCGAGATGCACAACGTGGGCGGCCAGTTCCCGATCGGCGAGGTATTCACCGAAGCGCTCGACCTGGAAGCGGTGCACGGCCGGGTGCAGGTGCACGTCTTCGGCGACACCAATTACCGTTCGAACCGCCCCGACGTCCCGGTGACCCTGATCATCGAACGCGGACGCGTAGTGGGCACCGAGAACGCGACCCCGGCCTTCCAGGAGGTGCTGGACAAGATCACCCTGGACGAAGGCGAGGTCTGGGTGCGCGAACTGGGCTTCGGCCTGAACCGCGCCTTCACGCGCGAGCGCCGGGTGGACGACATCGGCACCTACGAGCGCATGTGCGGCATCCACCTGTCGCTGGGAGCCAAGCACGGGGTCTACCCGAAGCCGGGCTTCAAGCGCAAGGACGCGCGCTACCACATCGACGTGTTCGCGGTGACCGATGCGGTGTACCTGGGCGAGGAGCGTGTCTTCGCAAACGGCCAGTGGATGTGCGAGGGCTGAGCGGCGGCGCCGCTCCTCCCTGTTTCTCGGAGTTGGCATCTTCGCTCGCCTGGAGGCTCGGTCGTATCCGGAAGAGGGATAATGGACGCTACAATCCATTCTTTGCCCTAAGCTCACCATGCTGACACCAGAACAACGCGCGCAGTACCAGCGCGACGGCTTCCTCGTCCTCCCCGGTTTCAAGCCCCTCGACGAGATCGCCGCGCTGCGGCGGCGGGCCGAGGAGATCGTCGACGCTTTCGATCCTGCGCAATCACGCGCCATCTTCACCACCAAGGACCAGGAGCGCGCCAGCGACGCCTGGTTCCTCGGCTCGGACAACACGGTGCGCTGCTTCTTCGAGGAAGAGGCGTTTGGCCCGGACGGCCGGCTGCGCCAGGCCAAGGCCCTGTCGATCAACAAGATCGGCCATGCCATGCACGACCTCGATCCGGTGTTCGACGCTTTCACGCGCGACCCGAAACTGGCCGCCGTAGCGCGCGACCTGGGCCTGGCGCAGCCGCAGGCCTGGCAATCGATGTACATCTTCAAGCAGCCGGGCATCGGCGGCGAAGTGCGCTGGCACCAGGACGCCACCTTCTTCGACAGCGACCCGATCACCGTCACCACCTTCTGGTTCGCGCTGGAAGATGCGACCATCGACAACGGCTGCCTGTGGGCCGAGCCGGGCGGCCACCGCGGCCCCTTGCGCGAACGCTTCCTGCGCGACGGCGACACCATCACCATGGAGAAGCTGGATGCCATGCCGTGGCCGGATGACAGTACCGCCGTGCCGCTGGAAGCCAAAGCCGGCACCCTGGTCTGCTTCCACGGCCTGCTGCCCCACTACAGCGCGCCGAACCGCTCGCCGGTGTCGCGCCATGCGTTCACGCTGCACGCCACCGACGGCCGCGCCGCCTACTCGCCGCGCAATTGGATCCAGCGCAGCGCGGACTTCCCGGTCCGCGGCTTCGACTGAATCGATCAGGTCTTACATCACCCTCACCCAGCCGCCTTTGTAGAGAATCGGCCCGGTCGGCCCTTCCGCACTGGGCGAGCCGCCGGCCGGCTCCAGGCTGACCGCCAGCAGCGCCACGTCGGCGCCCAGTGCCTGGCGCGTCAGCGGCAAGGACAGCCGGCGGCCGCCTTCCAGCAGGCCGAGCGAACGCGGCCTGCCCTGTTCCGGCACCGCCCACAATTGCAGGACCTTGCCCGGCGCGAGCGGCTGCGCCTCGACCAGGCGCACGTCCAGGCGTTCGCGATCGCGGTCGGCCAGCACCAGCAGTGCGGTACGGGACTGCTCGTCGGTCAGGGTCGCGATGTCGCTGACGACCGGCTCGCGGCGATCCTGCATGACCGCCACCAGCAGCAGCGCGGCCAGCATGCTGGACGTCACGCCCAGGGTGCGCCAGTAGCCGAGCGAACCGTGGCGCCAGAACTGCCAGGCCGGCGCCTTCGGACGTAGTCCAAGGCGCCGCTCGATCGCGCGCCAGACCTGCATGGGCGGCGTGCGTGCGGGGACGAATTCGGCCATGGCGCCAAGCCGCTCGTTCCATTCGGCGACCGTGCGGCGCAGCGCGGCGTCGTCGTGCATGTAGCCCTCGAAGCGGCGGCGCGCGTGACCGCGCAGCGTGCCCAGCACGTAAGCGCCCGCGAGCCGCTCGCGCAGGATGTCCTTGCCGCGCAGTTTCATGCCGCCCTCCCGCCGTCGCTCAGGCAGGCCTGCAAGCGCGCCAGGCTGCGCCGGATCCAGGTTTTCACGGTGCCCACCGGCAGCGCCAGTTTCCGCGCCACGTCGCTGTGCGACAGGTCGTGAAAAAAGGCCAGTCCGACCACCGTGCGGTGCTTTTCCTCGAGCGCGGACATGCAGACCGCCAGCGCCTTTGCTTCGCTGCTCAGTTCGAGCGCATCGGCAGGATTCGTGGCCGGATCCTGCAGGCTGGCCAGCACCCTGTCGTCGAAGTCTTCGCCGCCGGTCTCGACCTCCAGCCGCAGGCGTCGCAACAGGTCGAAGGACTTGTTGCGGACGATGGTCGTCATCCAGGTCATGGGCGCCGACAGGCTGGCCTGGTAGTCACTCGCGTGATTCCATATCGAAACAAAACTTTCCTGCAGCACCTCTTCAGCCAGCTCGCGCCGGCGCAGGATGCGCAGCGCCAGGCCGTACAGCCGGGGCGAACTGGCTTCGTACAGCTCCCGGAAAGCGAGCGCGTCTTTCTGCGCGGCGCCACGTAACCACGTATTCAGTTGTAATGGATTTAGCGAATTTGAGGGCTGGACCACGGAATACCTTCGCGAGTTCGGATTTTTTTGACAGCTTTGCCAAGAGAGCTAGCAACTTAGCATGTTTCCACCGGGGCAATGCAAGAAAAATAAGTTGAATCCGATCGGGCGCGGCTTGCGTATATGACCAGGCAGCCGTGCAAAAGCAAGTTGATGTCGCGGCAAGTTCGCATAGCCCCTAGAGGGGACCACAACATTCAAGAGGAGATCATCATGCAATCTGGTAAGCACCACCCCTGGGCCCTCGCCCTCCTGTCGGGCGCCGCGCTGGCCGCGCTGGCCCTGCCCGCCGCTGCCTCGAGTCATCGCGAAGCTCCGTTCCTGACCAATGCGCCGAAGGTCGACGGCACCGACTTCTACATGTTCCGCAGCTACGCCCCGGGACGCGAAGGCTACGTGACCATGATTGCCAACTTCATCCCCTTCCAGGATCCGCAGGGCGGCCCGAACTTCTACCAGTTCGATAACAACGCCTTGTACGAGATCCACGTCGACAACAACGGCGATGCCAAGGAAGACATCAGCTTCCAGTTCCGTTTCAAGAACACGTCGAAGCGCACCGCCCTCACCGTGGGCGGCAAGCAGGTGCTGATCCCGCTGATCAACTCGAACACCATCAGCGGCGTCAATCCGGCCTCGCTCAACGTGCGCGAAACCTACACCATCGACATGGTCAAGGGCGACCGCCGCAGCGGCACCCGCACCCGCCTGGCCGGCACCGGTGGCGCCAGCGAATTCGACAAGCCGGTCGACAACATCGGCGAGAAGACCTTCAGCGGCGCCGGCGGCTACGAAGCCTACGCCAACCAGCACATCTACGATGTCAACATCCCCGGTTGCGGCACCGGCCGCGTCTTCGTCGGGCAGCGCAAGGAACCGTTCTACATCGCGGTCGGCAAGACCTTCGACCTGATCAACCTGAACCCGCTCGGCGCCGAGGTCAACGGCAACAAGAACGACCTCGAGAACAAGAACGTCAGCGCGATCGCGCTCGAAGTGCCGATCGCCTGCGTGGCCGGCGCCGGTGAACCGGTCATCGGCGCCTACGCCACCGCCAGCATGCGCCAGGGTCGCCTGATCAACCCGACCCCGGGCAGCGGCCTGAACAACGCCGTCAAGGAAGGCGGCGCCTGGGCCCAGGTCTCGCGCCTGGGCATGCCGCTGGTGAACGAAGTCATCATCGGCATGGACGACAAGGACCGCTTCAACGCCTCGAAACCGAAGGATGACGGCCAGTTCCTCACCTACGTCACCAACCCGGTGCTGCCGGCCCTGATCGAGACCCTGTTCCCGTCCGCCAAGGCGCCGACCAACTTCCCGCGCAACGACCTGGTCACCGCCTTCCTGAAAGGCCTGCCGGGCGTGAACCAGCCGAAGAACGTGGTGGCTTCCGAAATGCTGCGCCTGAACACCAGCATCGCGCCAACCGCGCTGGCGGCGCAGAATCCGCTGGGCGTGGCGGCAGGCGACAACGCCGGCTTCCCGAACGGCCGCCGTCCGGCCGACGACGTCACCGACATCGCGCTGCGCGTGTCGATGGGTGCCCTGTGCGTGCTGACCGGCGCCAACGATGCACTCGGCGTGGGCTGCAAGCCATCCGATGCGCCGGCCGGCGGCCTGGCCCTGACCGACGGCGTGCGCAAGACCGCGGCATCGTTCAAGCCGGCCTTCCCCTACCTGAACGCCCCGCTGCCGGGCAACCAGTAAGAGGAGAACGCCATGACTTCCACGATCCACCGCATGCGCAACGGCGCGCTGCTGGTGTCGCTGGCCCTGCTGCTCGGGGCCTGCGGCGGCAGCAACGAACGCGAACACGTGAGTACGCCACCTCCGCCGACCGGCACCAATCCGCCGCCGCCGGCAGCCGATTCGTTCTTCTCGCTGGTCGCCGCGCGCGTGGCCTCGCTGCTCGACAACGAGGAGCCGGGTTCCATCGACGGCATCACGCCGACCACGCCCGAAGACACGGAGCCGCAACCGCTGCCGTCGAGCTGACGTGAGCCGAAGACGACGGGGTGCGCCAGGCGTGGCCCCGTCGTCCCTACAGCAAGGATGACGTGAAGATGACGAAGA includes:
- a CDS encoding phytanoyl-CoA dioxygenase family protein is translated as MLTPEQRAQYQRDGFLVLPGFKPLDEIAALRRRAEEIVDAFDPAQSRAIFTTKDQERASDAWFLGSDNTVRCFFEEEAFGPDGRLRQAKALSINKIGHAMHDLDPVFDAFTRDPKLAAVARDLGLAQPQAWQSMYIFKQPGIGGEVRWHQDATFFDSDPITVTTFWFALEDATIDNGCLWAEPGGHRGPLRERFLRDGDTITMEKLDAMPWPDDSTAVPLEAKAGTLVCFHGLLPHYSAPNRSPVSRHAFTLHATDGRAAYSPRNWIQRSADFPVRGFD
- a CDS encoding anti-sigma factor; translated protein: MKLRGKDILRERLAGAYVLGTLRGHARRRFEGYMHDDAALRRTVAEWNERLGAMAEFVPARTPPMQVWRAIERRLGLRPKAPAWQFWRHGSLGYWRTLGVTSSMLAALLLVAVMQDRREPVVSDIATLTDEQSRTALLVLADRDRERLDVRLVEAQPLAPGKVLQLWAVPEQGRPRSLGLLEGGRRLSLPLTRQALGADVALLAVSLEPAGGSPSAEGPTGPILYKGGWVRVM
- a CDS encoding sigma-70 family RNA polymerase sigma factor, with product MVQPSNSLNPLQLNTWLRGAAQKDALAFRELYEASSPRLYGLALRILRRRELAEEVLQESFVSIWNHASDYQASLSAPMTWMTTIVRNKSFDLLRRLRLEVETGGEDFDDRVLASLQDPATNPADALELSSEAKALAVCMSALEEKHRTVVGLAFFHDLSHSDVARKLALPVGTVKTWIRRSLARLQACLSDGGRAA
- a CDS encoding DUF4339 domain-containing protein, encoding MADFPNPAALNAKSELKVDLRPTLFIGAGGTGMEVMMRIRRRILSAVWNRHHPTRVESIADFPVARFLHFDLDNNAVIDEGKSQRTDPWYELVKLTDEERLVEPLDLPQYHESDDSLARFPLIESWMPLRPKKLRSLGIDPSKGAGQIRALARLYLYDKYPKLRGRIKGALNSLSSNAGIERKENYQRLGLQVDTSKFRIVVIASCAGGTGAGSVLDLGWLSQAIARQEVSSSQVDLVLLMPSGFAKANKERTEANAYATLMELETAMRDMNAQVHWMDPDSVVGRGAPFDDVYFVDTANLANKATLDVKDVYQMVADTLFEDFASADFANRKRSVAVNQQQHKLGPYNPRVPEQRFGDMRLSYSKAYSAFGQAVLDTQQSLRDDIRAYELAGLMVKAFFGLVGTDGSMARRAGDAERDSFMREHMDMAERPFDTFPDFRKGTVDTTPFPEYALTGTLLLDKDGRLLLERVESKVQLEVDRIMASYDIGQWREKVAELLPQLERDAIREAGATAETSEDRIKRHTTEVTARLKTRVRERLYALLDDRKQGGLEFVLSLLEQVKARLSQRDIANAERNGRRYRDIRDALRTRQVEESLNNLSQAAGRMFGKEPQAREVMNHLKRDIADYLRFHLLAVSAGQSIEVMRNMSAWLGEPQSTDEHGNAQWSGIAGEFQEGRRQVQAMLMAADQRISQLRADARQEHATYIKLAGDTLPPPVRLSGDVSAWSEEVLLEFGGSARLFPQLGDERLRADLLLKLFRRAQLQLSNQELEQPEPVDPLLERLSSMTPPERQRVFAEWIRSAMPWVNARFSAEFTPAADQFKCFIGVGDVGAWRKMEAELRAAVPTGYFHGELLSIVNTGISGKAVCYIELSGFPMTVLRGLPTWRASYQIENPKIPTHLHFDATRFRHPLSPSMDELNRLADDYEWFLQAIALGVIRRKADLGDREASFQPRGQYLFEVEPGSGEWLQIGNEFAIRSNGLPPYYRDGVIGAVRHRLANVGPHQLLLLAALMRYYQLRVYEPRLEVDETGAQLPSPSLPNITARRLYDQWIRRAAALDPTLTPEQIEAALSGIQGWTETVPDSAGDAYSWEVERPVDKRVILPQYLHGDEQAAAVLQRRGAAVELAKAPVGAAAPLTPRYKLFVQGAQRGPFTIDEIATQAARGEIDAATRAWNMAWNPRLDKWSSIGALPELAALLGDAIPDPDDAGAESGDGIPDPE
- a CDS encoding DUF4331 domain-containing protein; its protein translation is MQSGKHHPWALALLSGAALAALALPAAASSHREAPFLTNAPKVDGTDFYMFRSYAPGREGYVTMIANFIPFQDPQGGPNFYQFDNNALYEIHVDNNGDAKEDISFQFRFKNTSKRTALTVGGKQVLIPLINSNTISGVNPASLNVRETYTIDMVKGDRRSGTRTRLAGTGGASEFDKPVDNIGEKTFSGAGGYEAYANQHIYDVNIPGCGTGRVFVGQRKEPFYIAVGKTFDLINLNPLGAEVNGNKNDLENKNVSAIALEVPIACVAGAGEPVIGAYATASMRQGRLINPTPGSGLNNAVKEGGAWAQVSRLGMPLVNEVIIGMDDKDRFNASKPKDDGQFLTYVTNPVLPALIETLFPSAKAPTNFPRNDLVTAFLKGLPGVNQPKNVVASEMLRLNTSIAPTALAAQNPLGVAAGDNAGFPNGRRPADDVTDIALRVSMGALCVLTGANDALGVGCKPSDAPAGGLALTDGVRKTAASFKPAFPYLNAPLPGNQ